In the Engystomops pustulosus chromosome 2, aEngPut4.maternal, whole genome shotgun sequence genome, one interval contains:
- the ILDR1 gene encoding immunoglobulin-like domain-containing receptor 1 isoform X1 — MTEMYLSAYTRCIVILPRWFAVQGSGKAGWSSRNWVIHHLRVELGSLAIQVRVQDTERHTMLFSSIILRCEYSTSALIQDVSVTWRYKSFCKDPIFEYYSASYQAALSLGQDPSNDCNDNQREVRIVIQKRGQNEPVLGTDYRQRKITMQNKADLVISEVMWWDHGVYYCTVEAQGDTSGDPDKEVKLVVLHWLTVLFIVLGGLLLLLFIAICWCQCCPQCCCCYVRCPCCPTTCCCPEEAIARHRYMKQAQALVPWMMEKPFYAGADRNSQHSSYQLNPLLQRDFSQQNSLPMARQPSYPPPPPNNHVLDFLENEVKNLNPAQPLPGGGHYNGAGHPPSMLSSLSEMGVGVREVERRIIQLPPIVEHVVNSHRSSNSSQHRRHHSWDQLEDDRERRRIRPLEDSYSNDSDGRDRQRSDRSHGYRSDGRPRRDPSPPRRRDRTSPANDYGYDDRRGRPNYSSDRQRSPEQRSRRRGSPERHTPRRRRSHSPPSERTSWSSDDESNYRNRRERRPRSYEWPEDKPPSYKSLDVTTGKSKNQRNAAVRQSDRGSSRSGRSMVI; from the exons GATCCCTGGCCATACAGGTGAGAGTCCAGGACACGGAGCGGCACACCATGTTAttctcctccatcatcctccgcTGCGAGTACAGCACCTCGGCGCTGATCCAGGACGTGTCCGTCACCTGGCGCTACAAGTCCTTCTGTAAAGACCCCATCTTCGAGTACTACTCCGCAT CGTATCAAGCGGCCCTGAGCCTGGGGCAGGATCCGTCCAATGACTGCAACGACAACCAGCGAGAAGTGCGAATCGTCATCCAGAAACGGGGGCAAAACGAACCGGTGCTGGGGACAGACTACAGACAGAGGAAGATCACCATGCAGAACA AGGCCGACCTGGTCATCAGTGAGGTCATGTGGTGGGATCACGGCGTCTACTACTGTACGGTGGAGGCTCAAGGAGACACCTCTGGAGACCCCGATAAGGAAGTCAAGCTGGTCGTCCTAC ATTGGCTGACAGTGCTGTTCATTGTCCTGGGAGGGCTACTACTACTGCTCTTCATTGCTATATGCTGgtgccagtgctgcccccagtgctGCTGCTGCTACGTCCGCTGTCCGTGTTGTCCTACCACATGCTGTTGTCCTGAAGAAG CCATTGCTCGGCATCGATATATGAAGCAAGCTCAGGCCCTTGTTCCATGGATGATGGAGAAACCTTTCTATGCTGGAGCCGACCGCAACTCTCAACATTCGTCCTATCAGCTTAACCCTTTACTCCAGAGAG ACTTCTCCCAGCAGAACAGCCTCCCCATGGCCCGGCAGCCGagctatcctcctcctcctcctaacaaCCATGTGCTGGACTTTTTAGAGAATGAAGTAAAAAACTTGAACCCGGCACAACCTCTGCCTGGGGGCGGCCATTACAATGGGGCCGGGCACCCCCCCAGCATGTTGTCTTCCCTCAGTGAGATGGGGGTTGGGGTACGGGAAGTAGAGCGTAGAATCATTCAGCTCCCTCCCATCGTAGAACATGTGGTCAACTCCCACCGGAGCAGCAACTCCTCTCAGCATCGAAGGCACCATTCATGGGATCAACTGGAAGACGACCGGGAACGGAGGAGGATCCGGCCGCTGGAAGACTCTTACTCTAACGACAGTGATGGGCGAGACCGGCAGAGGAGCGACCGATCACACGGCTACAGGAGCGATGGTCGTCCAAGGAGAGACCCATCTCCCCCTCGAAGACGTGATCGCACCAGCCCTGCCAATGACTATGGCTATGACGACCGTCGAGGTAGGCCTAACTACAGCTCGGACCGACAGAGGTCACCTGAGCAGAGATCCCGGAGGAGAGGAAGTCCTGAACGTCACACGCCCCGTAGGAGGAGGAGTCATTCTCCCCCCAGTGAGCGCACCTCGTGGAGCTCCGATGACGAAAGTAACTACAGAAACAGAAGGGAAAGACGTCCGAGGTCGTACGAGTGGCCCGAGGACAAACCACCCAGCTACAAGTCACTGGACGTCACCACGGGGAAGAGCAAAAACCAGCGAAATGCTGCGGTAAGACAGTCG GATCGTGGCAGTTCCCGGAGTGGAAGGAGCATGGTCATCTGA
- the ILDR1 gene encoding immunoglobulin-like domain-containing receptor 1 isoform X2: MTEMYLSAYTRCIVILPRWFAVQGSGKAGWSSRNWVIHHLRVELGSLAIQVRVQDTERHTMLFSSIILRCEYSTSALIQDVSVTWRYKSFCKDPIFEYYSASYQAALSLGQDPSNDCNDNQREVRIVIQKRGQNEPVLGTDYRQRKITMQNKADLVISEVMWWDHGVYYCTVEAQGDTSGDPDKEVKLVVLHWLTVLFIVLGGLLLLLFIAICWCQCCPQCCCCYVRCPCCPTTCCCPEEAIARHRYMKQAQALVPWMMEKPFYAGADRNSQHSSYQLNPLLQRDFSQQNSLPMARQPSYPPPPPNNHVLDFLENEVKNLNPAQPLPGGGHYNGAGHPPSMLSSLSEMGVGVREVERRIIQLPPIVEHVVNSHRSSNSSQHRRHHSWDQLEDDRERRRIRPLEDSYSNDSDGRDRQRSDRSHGYRSDGRPRRDPSPPRRRDRTSPANDYGYDDRRGRPNYSSDRQRSPEQRSRRRGSPERHTPRRRRSHSPPSERTSWSSDDESNYRNRRERRPRSYEWPEDKPPSYKSLDVTTGKSKNQRNAADRGSSRSGRSMVI; this comes from the exons GATCCCTGGCCATACAGGTGAGAGTCCAGGACACGGAGCGGCACACCATGTTAttctcctccatcatcctccgcTGCGAGTACAGCACCTCGGCGCTGATCCAGGACGTGTCCGTCACCTGGCGCTACAAGTCCTTCTGTAAAGACCCCATCTTCGAGTACTACTCCGCAT CGTATCAAGCGGCCCTGAGCCTGGGGCAGGATCCGTCCAATGACTGCAACGACAACCAGCGAGAAGTGCGAATCGTCATCCAGAAACGGGGGCAAAACGAACCGGTGCTGGGGACAGACTACAGACAGAGGAAGATCACCATGCAGAACA AGGCCGACCTGGTCATCAGTGAGGTCATGTGGTGGGATCACGGCGTCTACTACTGTACGGTGGAGGCTCAAGGAGACACCTCTGGAGACCCCGATAAGGAAGTCAAGCTGGTCGTCCTAC ATTGGCTGACAGTGCTGTTCATTGTCCTGGGAGGGCTACTACTACTGCTCTTCATTGCTATATGCTGgtgccagtgctgcccccagtgctGCTGCTGCTACGTCCGCTGTCCGTGTTGTCCTACCACATGCTGTTGTCCTGAAGAAG CCATTGCTCGGCATCGATATATGAAGCAAGCTCAGGCCCTTGTTCCATGGATGATGGAGAAACCTTTCTATGCTGGAGCCGACCGCAACTCTCAACATTCGTCCTATCAGCTTAACCCTTTACTCCAGAGAG ACTTCTCCCAGCAGAACAGCCTCCCCATGGCCCGGCAGCCGagctatcctcctcctcctcctaacaaCCATGTGCTGGACTTTTTAGAGAATGAAGTAAAAAACTTGAACCCGGCACAACCTCTGCCTGGGGGCGGCCATTACAATGGGGCCGGGCACCCCCCCAGCATGTTGTCTTCCCTCAGTGAGATGGGGGTTGGGGTACGGGAAGTAGAGCGTAGAATCATTCAGCTCCCTCCCATCGTAGAACATGTGGTCAACTCCCACCGGAGCAGCAACTCCTCTCAGCATCGAAGGCACCATTCATGGGATCAACTGGAAGACGACCGGGAACGGAGGAGGATCCGGCCGCTGGAAGACTCTTACTCTAACGACAGTGATGGGCGAGACCGGCAGAGGAGCGACCGATCACACGGCTACAGGAGCGATGGTCGTCCAAGGAGAGACCCATCTCCCCCTCGAAGACGTGATCGCACCAGCCCTGCCAATGACTATGGCTATGACGACCGTCGAGGTAGGCCTAACTACAGCTCGGACCGACAGAGGTCACCTGAGCAGAGATCCCGGAGGAGAGGAAGTCCTGAACGTCACACGCCCCGTAGGAGGAGGAGTCATTCTCCCCCCAGTGAGCGCACCTCGTGGAGCTCCGATGACGAAAGTAACTACAGAAACAGAAGGGAAAGACGTCCGAGGTCGTACGAGTGGCCCGAGGACAAACCACCCAGCTACAAGTCACTGGACGTCACCACGGGGAAGAGCAAAAACCAGCGAAATGCTGCG GATCGTGGCAGTTCCCGGAGTGGAAGGAGCATGGTCATCTGA
- the ILDR1 gene encoding immunoglobulin-like domain-containing receptor 1 isoform X3, translated as MALQVRLLLCCLLYTGSLAIQVRVQDTERHTMLFSSIILRCEYSTSALIQDVSVTWRYKSFCKDPIFEYYSASYQAALSLGQDPSNDCNDNQREVRIVIQKRGQNEPVLGTDYRQRKITMQNKADLVISEVMWWDHGVYYCTVEAQGDTSGDPDKEVKLVVLHWLTVLFIVLGGLLLLLFIAICWCQCCPQCCCCYVRCPCCPTTCCCPEEAIARHRYMKQAQALVPWMMEKPFYAGADRNSQHSSYQLNPLLQRDFSQQNSLPMARQPSYPPPPPNNHVLDFLENEVKNLNPAQPLPGGGHYNGAGHPPSMLSSLSEMGVGVREVERRIIQLPPIVEHVVNSHRSSNSSQHRRHHSWDQLEDDRERRRIRPLEDSYSNDSDGRDRQRSDRSHGYRSDGRPRRDPSPPRRRDRTSPANDYGYDDRRGRPNYSSDRQRSPEQRSRRRGSPERHTPRRRRSHSPPSERTSWSSDDESNYRNRRERRPRSYEWPEDKPPSYKSLDVTTGKSKNQRNAAVRQSDRGSSRSGRSMVI; from the exons GATCCCTGGCCATACAGGTGAGAGTCCAGGACACGGAGCGGCACACCATGTTAttctcctccatcatcctccgcTGCGAGTACAGCACCTCGGCGCTGATCCAGGACGTGTCCGTCACCTGGCGCTACAAGTCCTTCTGTAAAGACCCCATCTTCGAGTACTACTCCGCAT CGTATCAAGCGGCCCTGAGCCTGGGGCAGGATCCGTCCAATGACTGCAACGACAACCAGCGAGAAGTGCGAATCGTCATCCAGAAACGGGGGCAAAACGAACCGGTGCTGGGGACAGACTACAGACAGAGGAAGATCACCATGCAGAACA AGGCCGACCTGGTCATCAGTGAGGTCATGTGGTGGGATCACGGCGTCTACTACTGTACGGTGGAGGCTCAAGGAGACACCTCTGGAGACCCCGATAAGGAAGTCAAGCTGGTCGTCCTAC ATTGGCTGACAGTGCTGTTCATTGTCCTGGGAGGGCTACTACTACTGCTCTTCATTGCTATATGCTGgtgccagtgctgcccccagtgctGCTGCTGCTACGTCCGCTGTCCGTGTTGTCCTACCACATGCTGTTGTCCTGAAGAAG CCATTGCTCGGCATCGATATATGAAGCAAGCTCAGGCCCTTGTTCCATGGATGATGGAGAAACCTTTCTATGCTGGAGCCGACCGCAACTCTCAACATTCGTCCTATCAGCTTAACCCTTTACTCCAGAGAG ACTTCTCCCAGCAGAACAGCCTCCCCATGGCCCGGCAGCCGagctatcctcctcctcctcctaacaaCCATGTGCTGGACTTTTTAGAGAATGAAGTAAAAAACTTGAACCCGGCACAACCTCTGCCTGGGGGCGGCCATTACAATGGGGCCGGGCACCCCCCCAGCATGTTGTCTTCCCTCAGTGAGATGGGGGTTGGGGTACGGGAAGTAGAGCGTAGAATCATTCAGCTCCCTCCCATCGTAGAACATGTGGTCAACTCCCACCGGAGCAGCAACTCCTCTCAGCATCGAAGGCACCATTCATGGGATCAACTGGAAGACGACCGGGAACGGAGGAGGATCCGGCCGCTGGAAGACTCTTACTCTAACGACAGTGATGGGCGAGACCGGCAGAGGAGCGACCGATCACACGGCTACAGGAGCGATGGTCGTCCAAGGAGAGACCCATCTCCCCCTCGAAGACGTGATCGCACCAGCCCTGCCAATGACTATGGCTATGACGACCGTCGAGGTAGGCCTAACTACAGCTCGGACCGACAGAGGTCACCTGAGCAGAGATCCCGGAGGAGAGGAAGTCCTGAACGTCACACGCCCCGTAGGAGGAGGAGTCATTCTCCCCCCAGTGAGCGCACCTCGTGGAGCTCCGATGACGAAAGTAACTACAGAAACAGAAGGGAAAGACGTCCGAGGTCGTACGAGTGGCCCGAGGACAAACCACCCAGCTACAAGTCACTGGACGTCACCACGGGGAAGAGCAAAAACCAGCGAAATGCTGCGGTAAGACAGTCG GATCGTGGCAGTTCCCGGAGTGGAAGGAGCATGGTCATCTGA